One Elusimicrobiota bacterium genomic region harbors:
- a CDS encoding Gfo/Idh/MocA family oxidoreductase: MKTVRIGVIGVGVMGSAHAKNIKGLKRMELTAVCDADKEMADKLSKELNCKVYYDSKKLIRSGDVDAVIIATPHYDHTITGIDALEQGLHVLVEKPISSHKADCERLIAAHKNKKQIFAAMFQFRTFPRFKKIKSIIENGELGEIIRTNWIKTNWFRPEAYYSSGSWRATWKGEGGGILLNQCPHNLDLFQYICGMPKKVVGFCGLGKRHNIEVEDEVTAYLEYPNGATGVFITSTGEAPGTDRFEICGEMGNLICENDEIIFLRNEMSSSKFNKTTKFKFQGPDFWNIKIPVTGTAGMHAEIIQNFVNAILDGTPLIAPAEEGIKSVELANSILYSSITGKPVELPLNSAAYEKMLKKLIDSSKYVKVVKKSEVEEDVSKSFHK; encoded by the coding sequence ATGAAAACTGTAAGAATCGGGGTTATTGGTGTTGGTGTGATGGGAAGCGCTCATGCTAAAAATATTAAAGGGCTTAAACGTATGGAACTCACAGCTGTATGTGATGCCGATAAGGAAATGGCAGATAAACTTTCAAAAGAACTTAACTGTAAGGTATATTATGATTCAAAAAAACTCATAAGGTCCGGTGATGTAGATGCTGTCATTATAGCGACCCCACACTACGACCATACTATAACCGGTATTGATGCTCTTGAACAAGGGCTACACGTCCTTGTAGAAAAACCGATTTCCTCTCACAAAGCCGACTGTGAAAGATTAATTGCCGCACACAAAAACAAAAAACAGATTTTCGCTGCGATGTTCCAGTTCAGGACTTTTCCCAGATTCAAAAAAATAAAATCAATTATAGAAAATGGCGAGCTCGGTGAAATTATCCGGACCAACTGGATAAAAACCAATTGGTTCAGGCCGGAAGCATATTACTCCAGCGGTTCGTGGCGTGCAACATGGAAAGGAGAAGGCGGCGGTATACTTTTAAACCAGTGCCCGCACAACCTTGATTTATTCCAATATATTTGCGGTATGCCTAAAAAAGTTGTAGGTTTCTGCGGGTTAGGAAAAAGACATAATATTGAAGTTGAAGACGAAGTTACTGCATATCTGGAATATCCTAACGGAGCTACCGGAGTATTTATAACCTCAACCGGCGAAGCACCTGGGACTGACCGGTTCGAAATATGCGGTGAAATGGGAAATCTTATCTGCGAAAATGACGAAATAATATTCTTGCGTAATGAAATGTCTTCTTCCAAATTCAACAAAACAACAAAATTCAAATTCCAAGGTCCTGATTTCTGGAACATAAAAATACCTGTTACCGGCACTGCCGGAATGCACGCGGAAATAATACAAAACTTTGTGAACGCAATACTTGACGGCACACCGCTTATAGCACCTGCCGAAGAAGGTATAAAATCAGTTGAACTTGCTAATTCAATTTTATATTCATCGATTACAGGTAAACCCGTGGAACTGCCTTTGAATAGCGCTGCTTATGAAAAGATGCTTAAGAAACTTATTGATTCTTCTAAATATGTAAAAGTAGTTAAAAAAAGTGAAGTTGAAGAAGATGTTTCAAAATCATTTCATAAATAG
- a CDS encoding Nramp family divalent metal transporter, translating into MKLLDKIRENRMLVNILIFLSILGPGIITGSVDNDAGGITTYSVAGAIYGYKLLWTLIPSFVVLVVVQEMNARMGIFTGKGLADLIRENFGVKITFFIFLGLIIADIGNTATEFAGVAGSMNIFGVSKYISVPLSAVFVWMLVTKGNYKISERIFLFFSFCLLSYVVSAVLSKPDWVQVGKAFVTPTMQFDKDYLSMVLGIVGTTIAPWMQFYMQSAVIEKRIKIEEYKYAVWDVIIGCVATVVVAFFIIVACAATLNKNGVIINEAKDAAMSLKPFAGVFASQLFAFGLFVASIFSATILPLATAFYVCEAFGFEAGINKKVKEAPYFYALFASIILAAVIIILIPNAPLIKITIWSQVINAILLPVVLISMIIIVNDKKIMGSYVNNKFQNIVGWSITVILLILTIILVISPIISLITG; encoded by the coding sequence ATGAAGCTATTGGATAAAATCAGAGAAAACAGGATGTTAGTAAATATATTGATATTTCTCAGTATATTAGGTCCCGGTATTATTACAGGTAGTGTTGATAATGATGCCGGTGGTATTACTACTTATTCGGTTGCAGGAGCGATATACGGGTATAAACTTTTATGGACGCTAATTCCTTCTTTTGTTGTTTTAGTTGTTGTTCAGGAAATGAATGCAAGGATGGGTATTTTTACCGGCAAAGGACTCGCAGATTTAATCAGGGAAAATTTTGGCGTTAAAATTACCTTTTTTATATTTTTAGGTTTGATAATAGCAGACATAGGCAATACTGCTACCGAATTCGCGGGTGTGGCTGGTAGTATGAATATTTTTGGAGTATCTAAATATATTTCTGTTCCGTTGTCTGCGGTATTTGTCTGGATGCTGGTTACCAAGGGGAATTACAAAATATCGGAAAGAATATTTTTATTTTTCAGTTTCTGCCTATTATCTTATGTTGTATCAGCAGTTCTTTCTAAGCCGGATTGGGTTCAGGTTGGGAAAGCTTTTGTAACACCGACAATGCAGTTTGATAAAGACTATTTGAGTATGGTTTTGGGAATTGTCGGAACAACTATTGCACCGTGGATGCAGTTTTACATGCAGTCAGCTGTAATAGAGAAAAGAATTAAAATAGAAGAATATAAATATGCCGTATGGGATGTTATTATCGGTTGTGTCGCTACCGTAGTTGTAGCATTTTTCATTATTGTTGCCTGTGCGGCTACTTTAAATAAAAATGGTGTTATAATAAATGAAGCTAAAGATGCAGCAATGTCGCTTAAACCGTTTGCTGGTGTATTTGCTTCGCAGTTGTTTGCTTTCGGGCTTTTCGTAGCTTCAATTTTTTCTGCAACTATACTGCCGCTGGCGACTGCATTTTATGTTTGTGAGGCTTTTGGTTTTGAGGCGGGTATAAATAAGAAAGTCAAAGAGGCACCTTATTTTTATGCTTTATTTGCTTCTATCATATTAGCTGCGGTCATTATTATATTGATACCGAACGCCCCGCTTATTAAGATAACAATCTGGTCCCAGGTAATAAACGCTATTCTTCTGCCGGTGGTATTGATTTCAATGATAATTATAGTCAATGATAAGAAGATAATGGGTAGTTATGTGAATAATAAATTTCAAAATATTGTCGGTTGGTCAATCACAGTAATCCTCTTAATACTGACAATCATTCTAGTAATCTCGCCGATTATATCGCTCATTACCGGATAA
- a CDS encoding CBS domain-containing protein, with translation MNGFEKSFIYLSQIIGLPVVNINSNEKIGKIDDVAVLLKEMYPKVSGLIIKNKKKKFYLSWIYVKKVIEDKAIYVENPAVNAGNSVNQSEEEMLLKETFWDKQIVDISGAKVVRVNDLHLLREGLNFWVVHMNVGFRGLLLRLGCYHIVDAIFQLLFSYEIKDNLISWKYVQPIKDSNSRESLHLKIQQPKLSELHPADLSDILMDLGVDERKRIFLSLDKVTAAKTLHELPLKIRIQVAESLPQEHLSVVLKEMPMDEVVDLLAHLPKKLVSSFYSILPKEKVSQIKDLLSHSEHIAGSIMNTDFMVTKINVTANDVLNNVKAKAKNTESFYYVYVLDDNDSLIGIVTLRQLLSMEPTKLVSDFMRKRIKKVKINTDVKKVAQMFSKYNFYEIPVIDKQNKIMGIITLKDAFEAVYGEIKEEV, from the coding sequence ATGAACGGTTTTGAGAAAAGTTTTATATATTTATCGCAAATAATAGGATTACCTGTAGTTAATATTAACAGCAATGAAAAGATAGGTAAAATAGATGATGTTGCGGTTTTGCTCAAGGAAATGTATCCAAAGGTAAGCGGTTTAATAATTAAAAATAAAAAGAAAAAATTTTATTTATCATGGATATATGTAAAGAAAGTAATTGAGGACAAAGCAATTTATGTAGAAAATCCTGCAGTAAATGCGGGAAATAGTGTAAATCAAAGTGAAGAAGAAATGCTTCTCAAGGAGACATTTTGGGATAAGCAGATAGTTGATATTTCCGGCGCCAAAGTAGTTCGTGTTAATGATTTGCATTTGCTAAGAGAAGGGCTGAATTTCTGGGTTGTTCACATGAACGTTGGTTTTAGAGGGTTGCTGTTGAGATTAGGCTGCTATCATATAGTCGATGCTATTTTTCAGTTATTATTTTCATACGAAATTAAAGATAACCTGATTTCGTGGAAATATGTTCAGCCAATAAAGGATTCTAATTCACGCGAATCTTTGCATTTAAAAATTCAACAGCCTAAATTATCAGAATTGCATCCTGCTGACTTGTCTGATATATTGATGGATTTAGGAGTTGATGAAAGAAAAAGGATTTTTCTTTCATTAGATAAAGTTACTGCTGCAAAAACCTTACATGAATTACCTTTGAAAATCCGTATTCAGGTTGCTGAATCGCTTCCGCAGGAACATTTATCTGTTGTTTTGAAAGAAATGCCGATGGATGAAGTAGTGGATCTTCTGGCACATCTGCCAAAAAAATTGGTAAGTTCTTTTTACAGCATATTACCTAAAGAAAAAGTAAGCCAGATAAAAGATTTATTATCACATTCTGAACATATTGCCGGAAGTATAATGAACACAGATTTTATGGTTACAAAAATCAATGTAACTGCGAATGATGTTTTAAATAATGTAAAAGCCAAGGCAAAAAATACGGAATCATTTTATTATGTTTATGTATTAGATGATAATGATTCGTTGATAGGAATCGTTACTTTGAGGCAATTACTGTCTATGGAACCGACAAAACTTGTTTCCGACTTTATGAGAAAGAGAATTAAAAAAGTTAAAATTAACACAGATGTAAAAAAAGTAGCTCAGATGTTTTCAAAATATAACTTCTACGAAATACCTGTTATAGATAAACAAAATAAAATTATGGGTATAATAACCCTGAAAGATGCTTTTGAAGCGGTATACGGTGAAATTAAAGAGGAAGTATAA
- the nspC gene encoding carboxynorspermidine decarboxylase — protein sequence MTLTTPYYLIDESKLLKNLKIIKHVRDVSGAKSVLALKCFSTWSVFDIMNKYMDGTTSSSLYEARLGHEKFQKEVHAYSVAFSKEDIKNIKQYADKIIFNSISQLKMFYSDVRTLKVGLRVNPQISYSHFDLADPARKYSRLGVIDKKSLLKVAHLISGLMFHFNCENADFNNFSSTLDIIGSKYGDLLKKLEWISLGGGLYFTKDGYPLEKFCNKLKEFSAKFGVQVYLEPGETAITQSAELVTKVLDIVHNEIDIAIVDASTEAHMLDLLIYRIDAKIENSNQGRFKYMIAGRSCLAGDIFGTYNFKSRLKIGSIVRITDAAGYTMVKKNWFNGLQMPSIVVKRLNGTMDIVRNFDYKDYINSLS from the coding sequence ATGACTTTAACAACACCTTATTATTTAATTGATGAATCAAAATTATTAAAAAATTTAAAAATAATAAAACACGTCAGGGATGTGTCCGGCGCTAAGTCGGTACTGGCTTTGAAATGTTTTTCCACCTGGTCTGTTTTTGATATTATGAATAAATACATGGACGGAACAACCAGCAGTTCCCTGTATGAGGCACGTTTAGGTCATGAAAAATTTCAAAAAGAAGTCCATGCTTACAGCGTGGCTTTTTCAAAGGAAGATATTAAAAATATAAAACAATATGCAGACAAAATAATTTTTAATTCCATATCACAGTTAAAAATGTTTTACAGTGATGTCCGCACTCTAAAAGTAGGATTAAGAGTGAATCCGCAGATCAGTTATTCTCATTTTGATTTAGCAGACCCCGCACGAAAATATTCGAGACTTGGTGTAATTGACAAGAAATCTTTATTAAAAGTAGCTCATCTAATTAGCGGTTTAATGTTTCATTTTAATTGCGAAAATGCAGACTTTAATAATTTTTCTTCTACCCTGGATATCATCGGCAGTAAATACGGAGATTTGCTTAAAAAATTAGAGTGGATTAGTTTAGGCGGCGGACTTTATTTTACAAAAGATGGTTACCCGTTGGAAAAATTCTGCAATAAATTAAAAGAGTTCAGTGCCAAGTTCGGAGTTCAGGTATATTTAGAACCCGGAGAAACAGCTATTACACAATCAGCAGAGTTAGTAACAAAAGTTTTAGATATTGTTCATAATGAAATTGATATCGCAATAGTTGACGCTTCTACTGAAGCGCACATGCTGGACTTGCTAATTTATCGAATAGATGCTAAAATAGAAAATTCTAATCAAGGTAGATTCAAATATATGATTGCCGGGCGGTCGTGTCTGGCAGGAGATATATTCGGGACATATAATTTTAAATCCCGGTTGAAAATAGGTAGTATCGTTAGAATTACCGATGCTGCTGGATATACAATGGTGAAAAAAAACTGGTTCAATGGACTTCAAATGCCTTCTATCGTAGTGAAAAGACTAAACGGAACTATGGATATTGTTCGCAATTTTGATTATAAAGATTATATTAACAGTTTATCATAA
- a CDS encoding saccharopine dehydrogenase family protein has protein sequence MKKNVLIIGAGGVAHVAAHKAAQNNDVLGDICIASRKQEKCEKIIESVLRKNNLKDKTKKIYAKQFNALDVQSTIKLIKETKSSIVINLGASFINMSVLEACMETGVVYLDTAIHEEPNKVCENPPWYANYEWKRKDRCKQKGVTAILGVGFDPGVVNAYCALAVKHHFDKIDTIDIMDVNAGSHGKYFATNFDPEINFREFVKVWTWIDRKWVCKPIHTEKLVYDFPVVGKQTVYLNGHDELHSLSKNIDANSIRFWMGFSDHYLNCFSVLKNIGLLSEKPVRTAEGLEVIPLKVVKACLPDPMSLAPNYTGNTCIGNLIKGKKDGKKKEIFIYNVCDHKECYNEVESQAISYTAGVPPVAAAMLVSDGVWDVKTMVNVEELDPDPFIELLNKTGLPTEIIETKWHRVSKTAEHKST, from the coding sequence ATGAAAAAAAATGTTCTGATTATTGGTGCCGGGGGTGTCGCTCATGTAGCGGCACATAAAGCTGCTCAAAACAACGATGTGTTGGGAGATATCTGCATAGCGTCACGGAAACAGGAAAAATGTGAAAAAATAATTGAAAGCGTTCTCAGGAAAAACAACCTTAAAGACAAGACAAAAAAAATATATGCCAAGCAGTTTAATGCGCTGGATGTCCAGTCAACCATAAAACTGATAAAAGAAACTAAATCTTCCATAGTTATTAATCTTGGTGCATCCTTCATTAACATGTCAGTTTTGGAAGCATGCATGGAAACCGGTGTAGTTTATCTGGATACTGCTATTCATGAGGAACCGAACAAGGTATGTGAGAATCCGCCATGGTATGCTAATTACGAGTGGAAACGAAAAGACCGTTGCAAACAAAAAGGTGTAACAGCTATACTTGGCGTTGGATTTGACCCAGGCGTTGTCAATGCTTATTGTGCCCTTGCAGTGAAACATCATTTTGATAAAATAGATACTATAGATATAATGGATGTCAATGCAGGCAGTCATGGAAAATATTTCGCCACTAACTTTGACCCTGAAATAAATTTCAGGGAATTCGTTAAGGTATGGACTTGGATTGACCGCAAATGGGTATGCAAACCAATCCATACGGAAAAACTGGTCTATGATTTTCCTGTTGTAGGTAAACAGACCGTGTACCTGAACGGCCATGATGAACTGCATTCTCTTTCAAAAAACATTGATGCAAACAGTATACGGTTCTGGATGGGGTTCAGCGACCATTACCTGAATTGCTTTAGCGTACTGAAAAACATCGGATTACTTTCAGAAAAACCTGTACGGACAGCTGAAGGGCTGGAAGTCATACCGTTAAAAGTTGTAAAAGCATGTTTACCTGACCCGATGTCACTGGCTCCAAACTATACAGGTAATACTTGTATCGGTAATTTAATAAAAGGTAAAAAAGACGGCAAGAAAAAAGAAATATTTATTTATAATGTCTGCGACCACAAGGAATGTTACAATGAAGTGGAGTCCCAGGCAATCAGTTATACTGCAGGAGTACCGCCGGTGGCAGCAGCCATGCTTGTGTCAGACGGCGTATGGGATGTTAAAACTATGGTAAATGTTGAAGAGCTGGACCCGGACCCGTTCATTGAACTATTAAACAAAACCGGACTGCCGACAGAAATCATAGAAACCAAGTGGCACAGGGTTTCAAAAACTGCTGAGCATAAATCTACATAG
- a CDS encoding metal ABC transporter permease, whose amino-acid sequence MDIINILQYSFIQKAFLAGSFVAVLCSSLGLFLVLRKMSLIGDGLSHVSFGAIALGLFFGVYPFYVAVPLVMISSIVVLKITEKAKVYGDAAIGIVSAVGIAGGVILASISKGFNVDLFSYLFGNILSISTTEVVLSIVLSLIVLSVIYIFYYDLFSVTFDEEYAKTTGIKTNFINTLLTLLTAITVVLSVKMVGIMLVSALLILPSVTALQVAKGFKSAMLIGSIVALFSVLIGIIFSFFLNLPAGATVVMVNVLLFVLSLLYKKIT is encoded by the coding sequence ATGGATATAATAAATATTTTGCAATACTCTTTCATTCAAAAAGCATTTTTAGCCGGCTCGTTTGTTGCTGTGCTTTGCTCTTCGCTCGGCTTATTTCTGGTCTTGCGAAAAATGTCTTTGATTGGTGACGGTCTTTCTCATGTCAGTTTCGGCGCCATTGCTTTGGGACTTTTTTTCGGCGTATATCCTTTTTATGTGGCAGTACCTTTGGTTATGATTAGTTCAATTGTGGTTTTAAAAATTACGGAAAAAGCGAAGGTATACGGTGATGCTGCTATAGGTATTGTATCTGCGGTCGGAATTGCCGGCGGTGTTATTTTAGCCAGTATTTCCAAAGGTTTTAATGTTGATTTGTTCAGTTACCTGTTCGGTAATATTTTATCAATCAGTACTACTGAAGTAGTATTGTCAATAGTTTTATCTCTTATAGTTTTATCGGTTATTTATATTTTCTATTACGATCTTTTTTCTGTAACATTTGATGAAGAATACGCCAAAACAACCGGAATAAAAACAAATTTTATCAATACGCTTCTCACCCTCCTTACAGCGATAACAGTTGTTTTATCAGTAAAAATGGTTGGAATAATGCTTGTCTCCGCGCTTCTTATTTTACCGTCCGTTACTGCTTTGCAGGTCGCCAAAGGTTTTAAATCAGCTATGCTAATAGGAAGTATTGTTGCGCTTTTCTCTGTACTTATCGGGATTATCTTTTCCTTTTTCCTGAATCTGCCCGCAGGAGCAACAGTTGTAATGGTAAATGTCCTATTGTTTGTCCTCAGCCTCCTATATAAAAAAATCACATAA
- a CDS encoding metal ABC transporter ATP-binding protein codes for MSAIIEIKQLSINYGQTEVIKDVSFTVEAGDYIGLAGPNGAGKTTLIKTILGLLPSTAGEIKLFGMPQSKFSNWGKIGYLPQKSSAINVLFPATVEEVVILGLLSQKKLPRRITNDDRNRVDEILEISGITNLKRKILSELSGGQQQKVLLARALVSRPELLIFDEPSTALDPQSRESFFEIVKRLNHETGVTVILITHATSYIGQYAGKLLYIDKKVVYFGKFNEFCNSSEMSLYFGDAQKHLICHQHD; via the coding sequence ATGTCTGCAATTATTGAAATTAAACAATTATCCATAAACTACGGTCAGACTGAAGTTATTAAAGATGTTTCTTTTACAGTTGAGGCAGGTGATTATATCGGGTTAGCCGGTCCTAATGGTGCAGGAAAAACCACTCTTATAAAAACAATATTAGGTCTTTTACCGTCAACTGCCGGGGAGATAAAGCTATTCGGTATGCCGCAGTCTAAATTTAGCAACTGGGGGAAAATAGGATATTTGCCGCAAAAATCCTCTGCAATAAATGTGCTTTTCCCTGCAACTGTGGAGGAAGTGGTTATACTCGGACTTTTATCTCAAAAGAAACTGCCGAGAAGAATAACGAATGACGATAGGAATAGAGTTGATGAAATATTAGAAATATCAGGAATTACCAACCTTAAAAGAAAAATTCTTAGCGAACTTTCAGGAGGCCAGCAGCAAAAGGTTTTGTTAGCCCGCGCCCTGGTGTCGCGTCCGGAACTTTTGATTTTCGACGAGCCGAGCACGGCGTTAGACCCGCAATCCAGAGAATCTTTTTTCGAAATAGTAAAGCGATTAAACCATGAAACCGGCGTCACAGTCATTTTAATTACACATGCTACCAGCTATATCGGGCAATATGCCGGTAAGTTGTTGTACATAGATAAAAAGGTGGTTTATTTCGGAAAATTCAATGAATTTTGTAATTCATCCGAAATGAGTTTGTATTTTGGAGATGCCCAAAAACATCTAATCTGCCACCAGCACGACTGA
- a CDS encoding zinc ABC transporter substrate-binding protein: MNKKIAFITIFLVVVILSLLIISNLSRKPDIETKKIKVVTTLFPLYDFARNIGQDKLDISLLLPPGVEAHSFEPKPSDIIRISKSGVFIYTGKFMEPWAEDVIKGSIDKNVKVVDSSKGTRMIQAVSRDKDKKKGSLDPHIWLDFDDAKIMVDNITQALCEKDPGNKEFYKQQSRKYKDTLSKLDNEYKKSLASCKNKEIIYCGHYAFGYLANRYGLKYLSAQGVSPDAEPTVQDLIKLINQIRKDKIEYVFYEELTSPKIAETITNETKAKMLFLNAAHNISKEQFNNNISFVSIMENNLKNLKTGLKYQD; encoded by the coding sequence ATGAATAAAAAGATAGCGTTTATTACAATATTTCTCGTAGTAGTTATTTTGAGCTTATTAATAATATCAAATCTTTCACGCAAACCTGATATTGAAACTAAAAAAATCAAAGTCGTAACCACGCTTTTCCCGCTGTATGATTTTGCCAGAAATATCGGGCAGGATAAATTGGATATTTCCTTGCTTTTACCTCCGGGTGTTGAAGCTCATTCGTTTGAGCCTAAGCCCAGCGACATTATAAGAATAAGCAAATCCGGTGTTTTTATATATACAGGTAAATTTATGGAACCGTGGGCAGAAGACGTAATAAAAGGTTCCATAGATAAAAATGTCAAGGTTGTAGATTCCAGTAAAGGGACGAGAATGATCCAGGCAGTTTCCCGGGATAAAGACAAAAAGAAAGGTTCGCTTGACCCGCATATCTGGCTTGATTTTGATGACGCTAAAATTATGGTTGACAATATCACACAAGCTTTATGTGAAAAGGATCCGGGCAATAAAGAATTTTACAAACAACAATCCAGGAAATATAAAGATACTCTTTCAAAGTTAGATAACGAATATAAAAAGTCTCTGGCTAGTTGTAAAAACAAAGAAATCATCTATTGCGGGCATTATGCTTTCGGATATTTAGCCAACCGTTATGGTTTAAAGTATTTGTCCGCACAGGGAGTTTCTCCGGACGCTGAGCCGACTGTTCAAGACCTTATAAAATTAATTAATCAGATTAGGAAAGACAAAATTGAATATGTTTTTTACGAGGAATTGACCAGCCCGAAGATAGCTGAAACCATTACAAATGAAACTAAAGCGAAAATGCTTTTTTTAAATGCGGCACATAATATTTCTAAAGAGCAATTCAATAATAATATATCGTTTGTTTCCATAATGGAAAATAATTTAAAGAATTTAAAAACCGGTCTTAAATATCAAGACTAA
- a CDS encoding rubredoxin — translation MEKWQCLSCPYIYDPAVGDPENGVTPGTKFEDIPDDWICPLCGVPKTNFVKIELLIK, via the coding sequence ATGGAAAAATGGCAATGTTTATCTTGTCCTTATATTTACGACCCTGCAGTAGGGGACCCGGAAAATGGAGTTACCCCGGGAACTAAATTTGAGGATATTCCCGATGATTGGATTTGTCCCTTATGTGGTGTGCCGAAAACTAATTTTGTGAAAATTGAATTATTAATAAAATAA
- a CDS encoding 3-oxoacyl-[acyl-carrier-protein] synthase III C-terminal domain-containing protein, which translates to MRDVKSDDNMFLAGIGTAVPEFCLEQDKAFKIIEDNYSETIKPSTLKLTKKIFSHPSVAKRHFAFSDANQFLSENQDTRIDRFTAQSVELAAHAAEEALKRAKVNKKDLAAVVVNTCTGYICPGISSYLIERMGLRKDIMFYDLVGAGCAGAIPNIRLCRDIAKSNGDSPVLGVSVEISSCDFRMDDNIGIIVSNAIFADGAASYIVRNKPSGFEILDFESACLPKFREDIRFIYKEGSLYNKLSLRLPEIVGKSIAEFLEGFFAKHSLKIKDIDYWAVHPGGENILLSIEDSIAIDKKKLQYTREILKNYGNMSSPTVIFVLDNIIQNNTIKENGIVILLAFGAGFQIQAALLKKYAD; encoded by the coding sequence ATGAGAGATGTGAAAAGTGATGATAATATGTTTCTTGCCGGGATCGGAACGGCTGTGCCTGAATTTTGCTTGGAACAGGATAAGGCATTTAAAATTATTGAAGATAATTATAGTGAAACAATCAAACCCTCGACTTTAAAGTTAACCAAAAAAATATTTTCCCATCCAAGCGTGGCAAAAAGGCATTTTGCTTTTTCCGATGCAAACCAATTTTTATCTGAAAATCAGGACACAAGAATTGACCGTTTTACTGCACAATCCGTTGAATTAGCCGCTCATGCTGCGGAAGAGGCTTTGAAAAGAGCGAAAGTTAATAAAAAGGACTTAGCCGCCGTAGTAGTGAATACATGTACCGGTTACATCTGTCCCGGGATTTCAAGTTACCTCATAGAACGTATGGGTTTAAGAAAAGATATTATGTTTTATGACCTTGTAGGTGCAGGTTGTGCCGGAGCTATACCTAATATAAGGTTGTGCAGGGATATTGCAAAATCAAACGGGGATTCACCGGTATTAGGTGTTTCTGTGGAGATTTCGAGCTGCGATTTCAGGATGGATGACAATATTGGCATTATAGTATCAAATGCAATTTTTGCAGATGGTGCAGCATCTTATATTGTCCGTAACAAACCGTCAGGTTTTGAAATATTGGATTTTGAATCGGCTTGTTTACCGAAATTTCGTGAAGATATACGGTTTATATATAAGGAAGGCAGTCTGTATAATAAGCTTTCTCTGCGTCTTCCTGAAATAGTCGGAAAAAGCATTGCGGAATTTTTGGAAGGTTTCTTTGCGAAGCACTCCCTGAAAATTAAAGATATTGATTACTGGGCAGTGCATCCGGGCGGTGAAAATATTTTGTTATCAATAGAAGACAGCATTGCAATAGATAAAAAAAAATTACAGTACACGCGGGAAATATTAAAAAATTACGGCAACATGTCTTCCCCGACAGTTATTTTCGTTCTGGACAACATAATTCAGAACAACACTATTAAAGAAAACGGCATTGTTATATTACTCGCTTTCGGAGCAGGATTTCAAATACAAGCAGCATTATTAAAAAAATACGCTGATTAG